The DNA sequence TCGCGATGGTGGCGATCATCGCGATCGGCCTCAACGTGGTGGTCGGTCAGGCCGGCCTGCTGGACCTCGGCTACGTCGGCTTCTACGCCGTCGGCGCCTACACCGTCGCCCTGCTCACCAGTCCGGACTCGCCATGGAACCGGCTCGGTTCAGGCTGGCTGTTCAGCGAGAAGTGGGCCTGGCTGACCTGTGTGCCGATCGCCATGGCGGCCACCGCACTGGCCGGACTGATCCTGGGCATCCCCACCCTGCGGCTGCGCGGTGACTACCTGGCCATCGTCACGCTCGGGTTCGGCGAGATCATCCGGCTGCTGGCCGACAACCTCTCCGGTGTCACCAACGGATCCCGGGGCCTCAACCAGATCGCCTACCCCCACGTGCTGGAGACGTCGAAGTACCCGGACGGGGCGTTCTCCAGTGGCAACTCCACCGGCACCGCCAACTACGGCACCTGGTGGTTCTGGCTGGGCCTGATCCTGATGATCGCCATCCTGCTGCTGGTCGGCAACCTGGAGCGCAGCCGCGTCGGGCGGGCCTGGGTGGCCATCCGCGAGGACGAGGACGCCGCGGAAGTGATGGGCGTCAACACCTTCCGCTTCAAACTATGGGCGTTCGTGATCGGTGCCGCGATCGGCGGCCTGTCCGGGGCGCTCTACGCCGGGCAGGTGCAGTACGTGGCGCCACCGACGTTCAACATCATCAACTCGATGCTGTTCCTGTGCGCGGTGGTGCTGGGCGGTCAGGGCAACAAACTCGGCGTCGTCTTCGGCGCGTTCATCATCGTCTACCTGCCCAACCGACTGCTCGGGGTGGAAGTCCTGGGCATCAACCTCGGCGACCTGAAGTACCTGTTCTTCGGTCTGGCGCTGGTGGTGCTGATGATCTTCCGGCCGCAGGGCCTGTTCCCGGTGCGCCAACAGCTGCTGGCCTACGGCAAGTCGGCCCGCAAGCTGTTGGGCGCGGCCGACGACAGCAAGGCGGCGGCATGACCGATCCGGTGATCGACGAGAGCATGGCCGCCCTGCATCGCGACGTCAACGCCGCGGAGGGTGAAACCCTGCTCGAGACCAAGGATCTCACCGTCAAGTTCGGCGGTCTGACCGCGCTGGACTCCGTCAGCTTCGCGATCAAGCGCGGCGAGATCCTCGGCCTGATCGGACCCAACGGGGCGGGCAAGACCACCTGCTTCAATGCCATCACCGGCGTCTACCGCCCGAGTTCGGGCTCGGTCACCTTCGACGGCCAGCCGCTGGGCCGCATCAAGCGCCACCAGATCACCCGCCGCGGCATCGCGCGCACCTTCCAGAACATCCGGCTGTGGGGCGAGATGACCGCTCTGGAGAACGTCATCGTCGGCACCGACGCCCGGCACAAGACCTCGGTGCCCGGTGCCCTGATCCGCAGCCCCCGGCACCGCGCCGAGGAACGCTCGGCCATCGAAAAAGCCGCAGCACTGCTGCAATTCGTCGGCATCGCCCACCGCGGCGAAGAGAAGGCCAAGAACCTGCCCTACGGCGATCAGCGACGCCTCGAGATCGCCCGTGCGCTGGCCACCGAGCCCAAGCTGCTGTGCCTGGACGAGCCTGCCGCCGGCTTCAACCCCAGCGAGAAGGCGGCCCTGATCGACCTGATCCGCGCCATTCGCGACGACGGCTACACCGTGCTGCTGATCGAGCACGACATGCGCCTGGTGATGGGCGTGACCGACCGGATCGTCGTCCTGGAGTTCGGCCGCAAGATCGCTGACGGCCTGCCCGCCGAGATCCGCGAGGACCCGGCCGTCATCGCCGCCTACCTGGGAGTCCCCGATGACCAGCTCTGAGGACCAGCCCATCCTGTTGGAAGTGCGCGACGCCGTCGTGCACTACGGCAGAATTGAAGCGCTGCACGGTGTTTCACTGCAAGTGCGGCAGGGGGAGTTGGTGACCCTGCTCGGGTCCAACGGGGCGGGCAAGACCACGATGATGCGCGCCATCTCCGGGCTGCGTCCGCTGTCGTCGGGCTCGGTGTGGTTCGAGGGCAATGACATCTCTGGCGTCAAGGCCCACCAGCGCGCCATCGACGGCTTGGTGCAGGCGCCCGAAGGCCGAGGGGTGTTCCCCGGCATGACGGTGCTGGAGAATCTCGAAATGGGCTGCTACGGGCGAAAGTTCGCCACCAAGGCCGAACACGACGAACGCCTGGACTGGGTGCTGCAGACCTTCCCGCGGCTGGCCGAACGGCGCACCCAGGTCGGTGGCACCCTCTCCGGTGGCGAGCAGCAGATGCTGGCGATCGGGCGTGCGCTGATGGCCCGACCGCGCGTTCTCCTGCTCGACGAACCGTCGATGGGCCTGGCCCCGATGATCATCTCGCAGATCTTCAAGATCATTTCCGAGATCAACGCCCAGGGCACCACGGTGCTGCTGGTAGAACAGAATGCCCAGCAGGCGCTGAGCCGGTCCGACCGCGCCTACATCCTGGAGACCGGCACCGTCACGCGCAGCGGTCCGGCCCGGGAATTGTTGGCCGACGACAGTATTCGCGCTGCCTATCTGGGTGTGGCCTAGCCGCACATCTCAGTCGGTGAGCTTGGTCAACAACAAGTAGGCACTGGCCAACCCGCCCACGATCGCGGCGCACGTCGTCGGAAACAGCGCGTAGGGCGCCCAGCTGACGCCGGTCAGCAACAGGACTCCGGTCAGTGCGACCCCCAAGGCTGTTGTGACATTGGGGTTGACTCGCTTGATGATTCGGCCTAGGGAATTGCCTTCGGCATCGTCGCCGGCAGACCTGTCGAGGACGATGAGCAGGACGGCCGCAGCCACGGCAAGGACGGTGAGCTCGGCGCCGATCACCCGCGCCGGTTGCTCCGGTACCGACAGCACGACCGCGACCAGGAGCAGCATCGTGAAGACCACCAATGTCTGCGCGGCGCGATGGCGAAGGCTCGCCGAGTTCGCCATCCGTGCCGCGTGGATCGAGATCGCCACGAACAGGAGTCCGACGAGCGCACCGCCGACCCCGCCGATGATGACAGCAAAGGTGTCCCAACCTGGCATCAGACGACTGTAGCCGCGTGTGCGCTCATGAGCTCTCCTCAGTCGATCGTGAAGCGCTTCACCCGCGAGGTGGCACCGGAGACGAGCTGAACGCGGCTGGGCGGCACCCCGAAATGCTTGGCGAGCAGTCGCGCGGCAGCGTCGGTGGCCTTGCCCTCGATGGCGCGCTCGCGCACGAAGATCGTCAGCGTCCCGTCGGCGCCGGTTTCGACCAGCGGGCCCTTGGCGCTACCGGGCTTGACGGTAACGACGACGGTCTCGGCCACCCGGTGAGCTTACGTGGCGACGATGACCGAGGAGCCGTGGCCGAACAGGCCCTGGTTGGCGGTCACACCGACGGTGGCACCGTCGACCTGTCGGCCGGTGGCCTGCCCCTTGAGTTGCCAGGTCAGTTCGCAGACCTGGGCGATGGCCTGGGCCGGGATGGCCTCGCCGAAGGAGGCCAGGCCGCCGGAGGCGTTGACGGGGATACGCCCGCCGATGGTTGTGGCGCCACTGCGCAGCAGGTGCTCGGCCTCGCCCTTGGCGCACAGTCCGAGGTGTTCGTACCAGTCCAGTTCCAGTGCGGTCGACAGGTCGTAGACCTCGGCGAGGGAGAGGTCTTCGGGGCCGATACCGGCTTCGGCGTAGGCCGCGTCGAGGATCTGGTCTTTGAAGACCCGCTCCGGGCCGGGAACCACGGCCGTGGAATCGGTGGCGATATCCGGCAATTCGGGGAGATGCTGTGGGTACTGCGGGCTCTGCAGGCTGACCGCGCGGACCGAGGGCACGCCCTTGAGCGAGCCCAGGTGCTTTTCGGTGAACTCCTTGCTGGCCACGATCAGGGCGGCGGCGCCGTCGGAGGTGGCGCAGATGTCGAGCAGGCGCAGCGGGTCGGAGACCACGGGACTGGCCAGCACGTCCTCGACGCTGGCTTCCTTGCGGTAACGGGCGTACGGGTTGTTCAGGCCGTGGCGGGCGTTTTTGACCTTGACCGCGGCGAAGTCCTCCAACGTGGCGCCGTAGAGGTCCATCCGGCGACGCGCCAGCAGCGCGAAGTAGACGGTGTTGGTAGCCCCGATCAAATGGAAGCGTTGCCAGTCCGGGTCGTTGCGGCGTTCCCCGCCGACGGGGGCGAAGAAGCCCTTGGGGGTGGTGTCGGCCCCGATCACCAGCGCCACATCGCAGAGCCCGGCCAGGATCTGGGCGCGGGCGGACTGCAGGGCCTGGGAGCCCGAGGCGCAGGCGGCGTAGCTGGAGGTGATGGGGATGCCGTTCCAGCCCATCTTCTGGGCGAAGGTGGCGCCGGCGACGAAGCCTGGGTAACCGTTGCGAATGGTGTCGGCACCGGCGACCAATTGGATTTGGCGCCAGTCCAATCCGGCTTCGGCCAGGGCGGCGCGGGCGGCGACGACACCGTACTCGGTGAAGTCGCGGCCCCACTTACCCCACGGGTGCATACCCGCGCCGAGGATGTACACCGGTTCCGGGGTGCTAGCGCTCATTGGGCGATCCTCCAGGCGTAGGTGAGGCGCTCGACGCCGTCGTCATCGGTATAGAGCGGCATGGTGGTCAGCTCCACGGCCATCCCGACTTTCAGATCGGCGGCCAGGGTGCCCTCGACGACCTTGCCCAGCACGATCAGCCCCTCGTCGGCGAGCTCGACCGCGGCCACCGCGAATGGTTCGAACGGGTCCGGTGCGGGATAGGGCGGTGGCGGGGCGTAGCGGTTCTCGGTATAGCTCCATACCGTGCCCCGCCGCGACAGCGCGACCGGTTCGAGCACATCACTGGCGCACCCCGGGTTCGGGCAGTTATTGGCCCGGGGCGGAAACACGTACGTCGCACACTGCGGACACTTCGCACCGATCAGATGCGGGACACCGGCATCGTCGTAGTCCCACCAACCATCGATGGCCGGTAGTTGAGTGGGCGCGTCTGGAGAAGCTGGCACGTCGCCATGGTAAGCGATCCGCAAGCCAGAACTGCAACGTGTTCCAGTTGGCGGGAGGTTGGGATCGGTAGCAATCGGCACCCGGTGCACTTGTCGGCGAGGAGCGCCCCGGACATCGGTGCCCGGCGCATAGCGGATCGGAGATCAGACATGGGACTTTTCAAGAAGGCCAAGGATGCGGCCACCGCCGCTCAGGTGCACGTGCAGGGAGCTGGGCTGGTCGACCCCGCGGTTCTGGGCGGTCCGTCGACTCGATCGGTCGACGCGACCGAACCGATCTGGGAGCCGATCAACGGCATCTCCCTGCAGGACTATGCCGAGCTGGCACGCACCGCCCAGAGTCGAGGCGTCACCGACGAGGCGGGCATGATTGCGCTGGGTCAGGAGCGTGGCTGGGATCCCGCCGACGTCAGGGTCGCACTCGACGGCTGGGTGCAGCGGATGGGGCAGTCGATGGCCGTCGGGCAGCAGTTCCGCAAGTTCCTCGGCTACTGAACCGCCACGGGGTAGCGGCGGCCCGATTGTCACCGGCGGTGCCTAGAGTGAGTGCCGTGAGCCCAGCCAAAACCGCAGCGCCGTCCGACCAGAAGCAGACCCTCATGCTGTTGGACGGCAACTCGCTGGCCTACCGGGCGTTCTATGCGTTGCCCGCCGAGAACTTCAAGACCAAGAACGGGCTGACCACCAACGCGGTGTACGGCTTCACCGCCATGCTCATCAACCTGCTGCGCGACGAGCAGCCCAGCCACATCGCCGCCGCCTTCGACGTCTCCCGGCAGACCTTCCGGGTGGACAAGTACCCGGAATACAAGGCCGGCCGCTCGGCCACCCCCGACGAGTTCCGCGGACAGATCGACATCACCAAAGAAGTGCTGGCCGCCCTCGGCATCACCGTGCTGGCCGAACCGGGCTTCGAGGCCGACGACATCATCGCCACCCTGGCGACCCAGGCCGAGCAGGAGGGTTACCGCGTCCTGGTGGTTACCGGCGACCGCGATGCCCTGCAGTTGGTCAGCCCGGACGTCACCGTGCTCTATCCCCGCAAGGGCGTCAGCGACCTGACCCGCTTCACGCCGGAGGCGGTGGTGGAGAAGTACGGGCTCACCCCCACCCAGTACCCGGACTTCGCGGCACTGCGCGGCGACCCGAGCGACAACCTGCCCGGCATCCCCGGTGTGGGGGAGAAGACGGCCGCCAAATGGATCGTCGAGTACGGCTCGCTGCAGGGGCTGGTCGACAACGTCGACACCGTGCGGGGCAAGGTGGGCGATTCCCTGCGCGACAACCTCTCCAGCGTGGTGCTCAACCGCGAGCTCACCGATCTCGTCAAAGACGTCCCCCTGGCGCAGACCCCGGACACGCTGCGGCTGCTGCCGTGGGATCGCGACCAGATCCACCGGCTGTTCGACGACCTGGAGTTCCGGGTACTGCGGGATCGGCTCTTCGATACCCTGGCCGCCGTCGAACCCGAGGTCGACGAGGGCTTCGACGTGCGCGGCGGCGCGCTCGAGCCCGGATCGGTGGCGGCCTGGCTGGCCGAGCACGCCGCCGACGGGCGGCGCAGCGGTCTCGCCGTCGTCGGCACCCATACCGTCTACGACGGTGACGCGACCGCGCTGGCCATCGCCGCCGCCGACGGTGACGGCGCCTACATCGACACCGCGACGCTGACACCGGAGGACGACTCCGCTCTCGGCGCCTGGCTGGCCGACGCGGGCACGCCGAAGGCGTTGCACGAAGCCAAGATCGGGATCCATGGCCTGGCCGGACGCGGGTGGGCGCTGGACGGCGTCACCTCCGACACCGCGCTGGCCGCCTACCTGGTCCGGCCCGGGCAACGCAGCTTCGCCCTCGACGACCTGTCGCTGCGCTATCTGCGCCGCGAGCTGCGCGCGGACAATGCCGAGCAGCAACAACTCTCGCTGCTCGATGACACCGACGGTGTCGACGACCAAGCGGTGCAGACGGCAATCCTGCGGGCCAGAGCGGTCGCCGACCTTGCCGACGCCCTCGACGAGGAGCTCACCCGCATCGACTCCGCGTCGCTGCTCGGCGAGATGGAGCTGCCCGTTCAGTCCGTCCTGGCCGGGATGGAAAGCGCCGGCATCGCCGTCGACCTGGACAAGCTCGACACCCTGCAGCGCGAGTTCGGCGACCAGATCCGGCAGGCCGCCGACGCCGCCTACGCGGTGATCGGCAAGCAGATCAACCTCGGCTCGCCCAAGCAGCTCCAGGTGGTGTTGTTCGACGAACTGGGCATGCCCAAGACCAAGAAGACCAAGACCGGCTACACCACGGATGCCGACGCCCTGCAGTCACTGTTCGACAAGACCGGCCATCCGTTCCTGGAACACCTTTTGGCGCACCGGGACTCGACGCGTCTCAAGGTCACTGTGGACGGTCTGCTGAAGGCGGTGGCTGCCGACGGGCGCATCCACACCACGTTCAACCAGACGATCGCGGCCACCGGACGGCTGTCGTCGACCGAACCCAACCTGCAGAACATCCCGATCCGCACCGACGCCGGCCGCCAGATCCGAGACGCCTTCATCGTCGGGAACGGCTACAGCGAGCTGATGACGGCCGACTACAGCCAGATCGAGATGCGGATCATGGCGCACCTGTCCAAGGACGAGGGCCTCATCGAGGCGTTCCGCACCGGAGAGGACCTGCATTCGTTCGTGGCCTCCCGGGCGTTCGAGGTTCCCATCGACGAGGTCACCCCCGAATTGCGCAGGCGGGTCAAGGCGATGTCCTACGGCCTGGCCTACGGTCTGAGCGCCTACGGCCTGTCAGCCCAGCTGAAGATCTCGACCGAAGAGGCGAAGGTCCAGATGGACCAGTACTTCGCCCGCTTCGGCGGGATCCGCGACTATCTGCGCGACATCGTCGATCAGGCCCGCAAGGACGGCTACACCTCGACGGTGCTGGGCAGGCGCCGCTACCTGCCGGAGTTGGACAGCAGCAACCGCCAGGTCCGCGAGGCCGCCGAGCGGGCCGCGCTCAACGCCCCGATCCAGGGCAGCGCCGCCGACATCATCAAGGTTGCGATGATCAACGTCGCCCAAGCGCTCAAGGACGCCGGCCTGAAGACCCGAATGCTGCTGCAGGTCCACGACGAACTCCTGCTGGAGGTCGCCGACGGCGAACGCGACACCGTCGAGGCACTGGTACGCGACAAGA is a window from the Mycolicibacterium anyangense genome containing:
- a CDS encoding branched-chain amino acid ABC transporter permease, which translates into the protein MSHRSDTQNTPGRWTTRLLAPGDGLRDWWSGRSRVQKWGFGVVGFGLLALTPLFPPPFFETTGISFGGTMAQFAMVAIIAIGLNVVVGQAGLLDLGYVGFYAVGAYTVALLTSPDSPWNRLGSGWLFSEKWAWLTCVPIAMAATALAGLILGIPTLRLRGDYLAIVTLGFGEIIRLLADNLSGVTNGSRGLNQIAYPHVLETSKYPDGAFSSGNSTGTANYGTWWFWLGLILMIAILLLVGNLERSRVGRAWVAIREDEDAAEVMGVNTFRFKLWAFVIGAAIGGLSGALYAGQVQYVAPPTFNIINSMLFLCAVVLGGQGNKLGVVFGAFIIVYLPNRLLGVEVLGINLGDLKYLFFGLALVVLMIFRPQGLFPVRQQLLAYGKSARKLLGAADDSKAAA
- a CDS encoding ABC transporter ATP-binding protein, whose amino-acid sequence is MTDPVIDESMAALHRDVNAAEGETLLETKDLTVKFGGLTALDSVSFAIKRGEILGLIGPNGAGKTTCFNAITGVYRPSSGSVTFDGQPLGRIKRHQITRRGIARTFQNIRLWGEMTALENVIVGTDARHKTSVPGALIRSPRHRAEERSAIEKAAALLQFVGIAHRGEEKAKNLPYGDQRRLEIARALATEPKLLCLDEPAAGFNPSEKAALIDLIRAIRDDGYTVLLIEHDMRLVMGVTDRIVVLEFGRKIADGLPAEIREDPAVIAAYLGVPDDQL
- a CDS encoding ABC transporter ATP-binding protein, with the protein product MTSSEDQPILLEVRDAVVHYGRIEALHGVSLQVRQGELVTLLGSNGAGKTTMMRAISGLRPLSSGSVWFEGNDISGVKAHQRAIDGLVQAPEGRGVFPGMTVLENLEMGCYGRKFATKAEHDERLDWVLQTFPRLAERRTQVGGTLSGGEQQMLAIGRALMARPRVLLLDEPSMGLAPMIISQIFKIISEINAQGTTVLLVEQNAQQALSRSDRAYILETGTVTRSGPARELLADDSIRAAYLGVA
- a CDS encoding DUF167 domain-containing protein, translated to MAETVVVTVKPGSAKGPLVETGADGTLTIFVRERAIEGKATDAAARLLAKHFGVPPSRVQLVSGATSRVKRFTID
- a CDS encoding lipid-transfer protein, with protein sequence MSASTPEPVYILGAGMHPWGKWGRDFTEYGVVAARAALAEAGLDWRQIQLVAGADTIRNGYPGFVAGATFAQKMGWNGIPITSSYAACASGSQALQSARAQILAGLCDVALVIGADTTPKGFFAPVGGERRNDPDWQRFHLIGATNTVYFALLARRRMDLYGATLEDFAAVKVKNARHGLNNPYARYRKEASVEDVLASPVVSDPLRLLDICATSDGAAALIVASKEFTEKHLGSLKGVPSVRAVSLQSPQYPQHLPELPDIATDSTAVVPGPERVFKDQILDAAYAEAGIGPEDLSLAEVYDLSTALELDWYEHLGLCAKGEAEHLLRSGATTIGGRIPVNASGGLASFGEAIPAQAIAQVCELTWQLKGQATGRQVDGATVGVTANQGLFGHGSSVIVAT
- a CDS encoding Zn-ribbon domain-containing OB-fold protein yields the protein MPASPDAPTQLPAIDGWWDYDDAGVPHLIGAKCPQCATYVFPPRANNCPNPGCASDVLEPVALSRRGTVWSYTENRYAPPPPYPAPDPFEPFAVAAVELADEGLIVLGKVVEGTLAADLKVGMAVELTTMPLYTDDDGVERLTYAWRIAQ
- the polA gene encoding DNA polymerase I; this encodes MLLDGNSLAYRAFYALPAENFKTKNGLTTNAVYGFTAMLINLLRDEQPSHIAAAFDVSRQTFRVDKYPEYKAGRSATPDEFRGQIDITKEVLAALGITVLAEPGFEADDIIATLATQAEQEGYRVLVVTGDRDALQLVSPDVTVLYPRKGVSDLTRFTPEAVVEKYGLTPTQYPDFAALRGDPSDNLPGIPGVGEKTAAKWIVEYGSLQGLVDNVDTVRGKVGDSLRDNLSSVVLNRELTDLVKDVPLAQTPDTLRLLPWDRDQIHRLFDDLEFRVLRDRLFDTLAAVEPEVDEGFDVRGGALEPGSVAAWLAEHAADGRRSGLAVVGTHTVYDGDATALAIAAADGDGAYIDTATLTPEDDSALGAWLADAGTPKALHEAKIGIHGLAGRGWALDGVTSDTALAAYLVRPGQRSFALDDLSLRYLRRELRADNAEQQQLSLLDDTDGVDDQAVQTAILRARAVADLADALDEELTRIDSASLLGEMELPVQSVLAGMESAGIAVDLDKLDTLQREFGDQIRQAADAAYAVIGKQINLGSPKQLQVVLFDELGMPKTKKTKTGYTTDADALQSLFDKTGHPFLEHLLAHRDSTRLKVTVDGLLKAVAADGRIHTTFNQTIAATGRLSSTEPNLQNIPIRTDAGRQIRDAFIVGNGYSELMTADYSQIEMRIMAHLSKDEGLIEAFRTGEDLHSFVASRAFEVPIDEVTPELRRRVKAMSYGLAYGLSAYGLSAQLKISTEEAKVQMDQYFARFGGIRDYLRDIVDQARKDGYTSTVLGRRRYLPELDSSNRQVREAAERAALNAPIQGSAADIIKVAMINVAQALKDAGLKTRMLLQVHDELLLEVADGERDTVEALVRDKMGAAYPLDVPLEVSVGYGRSWDAAAH